From the Halorhabdus utahensis DSM 12940 genome, one window contains:
- a CDS encoding ABC transporter ATP-binding protein: MPAIETDGLTKQYGDLTALADLSLTVESGALFGLLGPNGSGKTTTIEILTGQRKPDAGTASVLGIDPVANPREVREVVGILPEREDPPSFLTPREYLRFIGDVRELDDIDDRIERWADRLEFSETLDTVAADLSEGQRQRVMLGGTFVHDPELVFIDEPLVNLDPILQERVKRELRAYCNNGNTLFLSTHFVDVAADLCDRVGILDGGHLKGTQETAEFDDDDLLSYFMKTVEGGDMAIAAGRSGGVAAEPNEGGPDS, from the coding sequence GTGCCGGCGATCGAGACCGACGGACTCACGAAACAGTATGGGGATCTCACTGCACTCGCTGACCTCTCACTCACAGTCGAGTCGGGCGCGCTTTTCGGGTTGCTCGGGCCGAACGGCTCGGGCAAGACCACGACGATCGAGATCCTGACCGGCCAGCGCAAACCTGACGCCGGGACTGCCAGCGTGCTGGGTATCGATCCCGTCGCCAACCCGCGCGAGGTGCGCGAGGTCGTCGGCATTCTCCCCGAGCGCGAGGATCCGCCGAGTTTCCTCACGCCGCGGGAGTATCTCCGGTTTATCGGCGACGTGCGCGAACTCGACGACATCGACGATCGCATCGAGCGGTGGGCCGATCGTCTCGAGTTCAGCGAAACACTGGATACCGTTGCCGCTGACCTTTCCGAGGGCCAACGCCAGCGCGTCATGCTCGGGGGGACGTTCGTTCACGATCCCGAACTGGTGTTCATCGACGAACCGCTGGTCAATCTCGATCCAATCCTCCAGGAGCGAGTCAAACGCGAGTTGCGCGCCTACTGTAACAACGGCAACACGCTGTTTCTGTCGACGCACTTCGTCGACGTGGCTGCCGACCTCTGCGATCGGGTCGGCATCCTCGACGGCGGACACCTAAAGGGGACACAGGAGACGGCCGAGTTCGACGACGATGACCTCCTGTCGTACTTCATGAAAACTGTCGAGGGCGGCGACATGGCGATTGCAGCCGGCCGATCCGGTGGTGTGGCGGCGGAACCGAACGAGGGGGGTCCGGATTCGTGA
- a CDS encoding potassium channel family protein encodes MSRRRRAYYYLGAFAAVTILYTIAYGAGMAVFESASRTLTESLLVVVQSFTTTGYGEDAAAWTTPQMRLLAIAMQVTGVFFVFMALPLFVAPWIEQRLTTTVPDSIEDADDHVVICGYTPRTEMLIDELRMLEESYVVIEPDRDTATDYYEEGIAVMHGDPESIDSLTAAGIEDARALVADVNDEVNASIALAVDQLAPETRTITFVEDATLADYHRYAGADQVFTPRHLIGESLAQKATTAVTDEVSDAVEIGDELEIVEIPIEAGSDLVGTTIGESRIRERTGANVIGAWFRGQFVSSPSPADRINARTVLLVAGREPQLQAFQELASAKARRQRRGPVLICGYGEVGSTVKQRVVRAGLPVTVIDLDEKPGVDVVGDATDPDTLEKADIDEASSVVLALPDDTSAVFASLVVRQLEPDVEVVVRANETANVQKLYRAGADYVLALATVSGRMLASTIFGEDVITFDQGVEVVRLPVGTLAGQSIASADIRAETGCTVIAIQRNGELITDFDPTFTFEDDDEIIVTGPDDRVSAFTALVE; translated from the coding sequence ATGAGTCGTCGACGGCGCGCGTATTATTATCTCGGTGCCTTCGCCGCCGTGACAATCCTCTATACGATCGCCTACGGGGCCGGCATGGCGGTCTTCGAAAGCGCCTCCCGGACGTTGACCGAGTCGCTGCTGGTGGTCGTCCAGTCCTTTACCACGACTGGCTACGGCGAGGACGCGGCCGCCTGGACCACTCCCCAGATGCGGCTGCTCGCGATCGCGATGCAGGTGACCGGCGTCTTCTTCGTGTTCATGGCCCTGCCGCTGTTCGTCGCGCCCTGGATCGAACAGCGACTGACGACGACTGTCCCCGATTCGATCGAGGACGCCGACGATCACGTCGTCATCTGCGGGTACACCCCGCGAACGGAGATGCTGATCGACGAGTTGCGGATGCTCGAGGAATCGTACGTCGTCATCGAACCGGACCGAGACACCGCGACCGACTATTACGAAGAGGGAATCGCGGTCATGCATGGCGATCCGGAGTCGATCGATTCTCTGACCGCTGCGGGCATCGAAGATGCACGTGCGCTTGTCGCCGATGTCAACGACGAAGTCAACGCCTCGATCGCACTCGCCGTCGATCAACTCGCCCCCGAGACCCGGACGATCACGTTCGTCGAGGACGCGACGCTCGCGGATTACCATCGCTACGCGGGGGCCGATCAAGTCTTCACACCACGACATCTGATCGGCGAAAGCCTGGCCCAGAAAGCCACGACGGCCGTCACCGACGAGGTCTCCGACGCCGTCGAGATCGGCGATGAGTTAGAGATCGTGGAGATTCCGATCGAGGCAGGGAGTGACCTCGTCGGGACCACCATCGGCGAGAGTCGCATCCGCGAGCGAACCGGCGCGAACGTCATCGGTGCGTGGTTCCGTGGCCAGTTTGTGAGTTCGCCATCGCCTGCGGATCGGATCAACGCCCGGACGGTCCTTTTGGTCGCCGGGCGTGAACCCCAACTCCAGGCCTTTCAGGAGCTTGCCAGCGCGAAGGCACGGCGACAGCGTCGCGGCCCCGTCCTCATCTGTGGCTACGGCGAAGTGGGATCGACAGTCAAACAGCGGGTTGTCAGGGCAGGATTGCCGGTGACCGTCATCGATCTCGACGAGAAGCCTGGTGTCGATGTCGTCGGCGATGCGACTGATCCCGACACGTTAGAGAAAGCTGATATCGACGAGGCAAGTTCGGTCGTGCTGGCGCTGCCGGATGACACGTCGGCGGTGTTCGCCTCGCTCGTCGTCCGACAACTCGAACCCGACGTCGAAGTGGTCGTCAGGGCCAACGAGACAGCCAACGTCCAGAAACTCTACCGCGCCGGGGCCGATTACGTGCTGGCGCTGGCAACCGTCAGCGGTCGAATGCTCGCCTCGACCATCTTCGGCGAGGACGTCATCACCTTCGATCAGGGCGTCGAAGTCGTCCGCCTCCCGGTCGGCACGCTTGCCGGCCAATCGATCGCATCAGCCGACATCAGGGCCGAGACCGGGTGTACCGTCATCGCGATCCAGCGAAACGGCGAGCTGATTACTGACTTCGATCCGACGTTCACGTTCGAAGACGACGACGAGATAATCGTCACTGGGCCGGACGACCGTGTCAGTGCGTTCACTGCATTAGTCGAGTGA